The proteins below are encoded in one region of Amycolatopsis magusensis:
- a CDS encoding TauD/TfdA family dioxygenase, with protein sequence MSRIVLEAEERAQVAALADEVLSGVEVWDPLQLVDDVTGLAERLPLRLREFLVHSRISESDITVISGLPVDEELVPTPIGWDLAAKTGAGQREELVLLLCGAVLGDPFGWATQQDGRVVHDVCPAPGMEKSLTSASSEVALSLHTEDVHHPCRGDYVSLFCLRNPDAVGTTFVRIGALDLPPDTRRTLAEQRFRFYPDDSHVGAVLNALDGNEPADARVTDREYDPGSAIFGPAERPYLRFDVDFMSGADDDAEHAIRTAVDCFARSVERVVLAPGDAVFVDNYRVVHGREPFVPRYDGKDRWLKRLNLIRDIRRLYAISDTRSRIIA encoded by the coding sequence GTGAGCAGAATCGTCCTGGAGGCCGAAGAACGCGCCCAAGTCGCCGCACTCGCCGACGAGGTGCTCAGCGGGGTCGAGGTGTGGGACCCCCTGCAACTGGTCGACGACGTGACCGGCCTCGCCGAGCGCCTGCCGTTGCGGCTGCGTGAGTTCCTGGTGCACTCGCGGATCAGCGAATCGGACATCACGGTGATCTCCGGGTTGCCGGTGGACGAGGAACTGGTGCCCACGCCGATCGGCTGGGACCTGGCCGCCAAGACCGGCGCCGGGCAGCGCGAGGAACTCGTGCTGCTGCTGTGCGGCGCGGTGCTCGGCGACCCGTTCGGCTGGGCCACCCAGCAGGACGGCCGCGTGGTGCACGACGTGTGCCCGGCGCCGGGCATGGAGAAATCGCTGACCAGCGCGAGCAGCGAGGTCGCGTTGTCGCTGCACACCGAGGACGTGCACCACCCGTGCCGCGGCGACTACGTGTCCCTGTTCTGCCTGCGCAACCCGGACGCGGTGGGCACCACCTTCGTCCGGATCGGGGCGCTGGACCTGCCGCCGGACACCCGCCGGACGCTGGCCGAACAACGCTTCCGCTTCTACCCGGACGACTCCCACGTCGGCGCGGTGCTCAACGCCCTCGACGGGAACGAGCCGGCGGATGCCAGGGTGACCGACCGCGAGTACGACCCCGGCTCGGCCATCTTCGGCCCGGCCGAACGCCCGTACCTGCGCTTCGACGTGGACTTCATGTCCGGCGCCGACGACGACGCCGAGCACGCCATCCGCACCGCGGTGGACTGCTTCGCCAGGTCCGTGGAGCGGGTCGTGCTGGCCCCGGGGGACGCGGTGTTCGTGGACAACTACCGCGTCGTGCACGGCCGGGAACCGTTCGTGCCCCGCTACGACGGCAAGGACCGGTGGCTCAAGCGGCTCAACCTGATCCGCGACATCCGCCGCCTCTACGCGATCAGCGACACGCGTTCGCGCATCATCGCCTGA
- a CDS encoding MFS transporter, with protein sequence MSGRSATAVPLSRNRDFQLLWLAQTGSELSQHVFLIAYPLLAVALTDLPIAAGLLGFLATGVQLAFGLPAGLLADRYDRRLILVLASAVRALAHGSLAVALWLDAGSYLHLLVVAIVEGLALAAIFPAEEAALPQVVTTGQLPDAIALNTARSSVGQMGGNSLGGVLYGLTRALPFAANAVLQLLTTLALLFVRIPRHHGRDTSSVDSARRFWPELTGGLRWLLRHPTLRVITACGVLVNLGFGAFLTAFILIANAAGVPSGQVGVVVAMLGGGALVGALLAGRLQRVLRPYVSISAVLWGAALLTPLLALTSNMVVAGVVFALVGALVPLANTTIITYQLVLTPDGLRGRVSAAVGVFDNVAAALGPLVGSVLVQFTPGRTALFGCAALLLVPAVLAALNRTLRRFSGHTEEDDGKGEVTV encoded by the coding sequence GTGAGCGGCAGGTCCGCCACCGCCGTCCCGCTTTCGCGCAACCGCGACTTCCAGCTGCTGTGGCTGGCGCAGACCGGGTCCGAGCTGAGCCAGCACGTGTTCCTGATCGCCTACCCGCTGCTCGCGGTGGCGCTGACCGACCTGCCGATCGCCGCCGGGCTGCTGGGCTTCCTGGCGACCGGGGTGCAACTGGCCTTCGGGCTCCCCGCCGGGCTGCTGGCCGACCGCTACGACCGCAGGCTGATCCTGGTGCTGGCCAGCGCGGTACGGGCGCTCGCGCACGGCAGCCTGGCGGTGGCCCTCTGGCTGGACGCCGGGTCCTACCTGCACCTGCTGGTGGTCGCCATCGTCGAAGGGCTGGCGCTGGCGGCGATCTTCCCGGCGGAGGAGGCCGCCCTGCCCCAGGTGGTCACCACCGGCCAGCTGCCGGACGCGATCGCGCTGAACACCGCGCGGTCGTCGGTGGGGCAGATGGGCGGCAACAGCCTCGGCGGCGTGCTCTACGGGCTCACCAGGGCACTGCCGTTCGCGGCGAACGCGGTGCTCCAGCTGCTGACCACGCTGGCGCTGCTGTTCGTGCGCATCCCGCGCCACCACGGCCGGGACACATCCTCCGTGGACAGTGCGCGGCGGTTCTGGCCGGAGCTGACCGGCGGCCTGCGCTGGCTGCTGCGGCATCCGACGCTGCGGGTGATCACCGCCTGCGGGGTGCTGGTGAACCTCGGCTTCGGCGCCTTCCTCACCGCGTTCATCCTGATCGCCAACGCCGCGGGGGTGCCGTCCGGGCAGGTCGGCGTGGTGGTGGCGATGCTCGGCGGTGGCGCGCTGGTCGGCGCGCTGCTGGCCGGGCGCCTGCAACGGGTCCTGCGGCCCTACGTCTCGATCAGCGCCGTGCTGTGGGGTGCCGCGCTGCTGACCCCGCTGCTCGCGCTGACTTCGAACATGGTGGTGGCCGGGGTGGTGTTCGCGCTGGTCGGCGCGCTGGTGCCGCTGGCGAACACGACGATCATCACCTACCAGCTCGTGCTGACCCCGGACGGCCTGCGCGGCCGGGTCTCCGCGGCGGTGGGGGTGTTCGACAACGTGGCGGCCGCGCTCGGCCCGCTGGTGGGCTCGGTGCTGGTGCAGTTCACCCCCGGGCGGACGGCGTTGTTCGGCTGCGCGGCCCTGCTGCTGGTGCCCGCCGTGCTCGCGGCGCTGAACCGGACGCTGCGGCGGTTCTCCGGCCATACCGAGGAAGACGACGGGAAAGGCGAGGTGACGGTGTGA